TTCAGCTCGTCAATGCACAAGCCACCACAATTTACAAAAAAACCTAGGTTTCATATAAATTATGCACTGCCTTTATATAACCTCATTTATATTGTATTTACTGCATTCAAGCTCCTTAGATTAGCGATGTGTATTACTGCATCATTATTGTATTACCACAATAATACTTTCATATTTAATATTCTGCTGTttattacatatttttatttatttcttgcaaacattttctttgcaaattattggaataaatatttttctgcattaattatttatttaagccTCAAATATGCTTAAATAATTCACAAAAAATCAATGTAAAATGCTTATAAATTGATAATTATCTTCTATAATATTGGCATAGCACGAGTCTATGACATTGGTTGCGACTGTAGTGTTGCCCGTCTAAGTAGACGGAGTCCATGTTCATATTAGCGATTTAATTGCCCTCTGCTGTGAGGTCTACACCATGATATATAACGACATGATGATTATCTTCATCGTGTCTTCCCAATATTTAATAGTACACATACTATATCTTTGGTTGTGATTGAAGCATCACTCATTCCATCAGGAGTGGAGTTCGAGATATTAGCAGCAACTTGGTCACATGTCCTATATTGAAAGTCTACATCTATTGTCATTCTTGACACATTTTGATTCGCATTTTGCTCAATTACAACATTTGCATTTAATTTAGGATATAATTGAAATTACCAAAAAGAAATTTACCAAACTTGCATTAGATCGAAGTAATTATTTAACCTAGGCCATGGATATCAAAATAAAATTTGTCCGTCCAGAAACTTATTGCCATCATAACTCCACCACAAGAGAATGTCGAACCTATTCCCGAACATTCAAAATATGTAaccttgcatttttttttagggTGTCACCTCCATCTAGATCTcaaaactatgtatttaatggAGAAATATCCACTCACTCTTTGGACCTCCCTTAAGGAAAGATATAATCAACAAAGAGCAATAATACTGCCCGAAGCTCAACCCAAATGGTCACTCATTCATTTTTTGGTCTTTATGTCCGTTATAGACTATAACTCTCAAGTTCATAAGATCTACTCTAAGTTGAGATTATATGATCACACAGTCTCAGATAAAGATATGATTGATAAAACCTTATGCGTGTTTCATCCATTTTTGCGGATATTGCAATAACAATACCACCAACAGAAATATACGAAGTATTCTGAGTTGATATATACCTTTATTTCAGGCAAAAAACATGATAAACTTCTCatgaagaatcatcaaaatcacacaACATGTACTGCACATCCACCTGAAGTGCATGCTAACACTTAGAATACAAGTACATTTCATGGTGCCAAAAGGAACCATAAGAAATTTAGGAGGAAGTGGAGGTTTTCCAACAGGTGGAAAAATAATGGAATTGGCAAGGGCAAAGATCATGTCAGGAGAAATGATAATAAAGACAACTATCAACTTTGTCAAAGGTGTGGATGTACAAATTATCGTACAAGTAAATGCTAGACTCCCAAACATTTGGTTGAgttatatcttaaatttattgGGAAAGACAAGCAAGTTCAAGGGGATAAATTTGAGGCCCATTTCAATGCACAACCAGaagacactactatagaaatcaTTTTCAGTATCAACACCGAAGTATTCAGTTGAACACCTTGCCTACTCGTCATTTAGGAATAAGCTGTTGACGGCGACGATAATGCCCATGGCACCCTCAATTGTGGGCAAAGCTGAGCCACTATTAAAGACCTCAAAGTCCCTCTCTGCCTCCTCATCAAACGCCTCTCCATGCACCTGATGGCAGATTTGCCTCTCAACTGTCGCACACAGTCACAACACACATGATGTTGCTTGCTCCCAGTGCTGCGCCTCCACGCATGTCTCTGCTCGTTCACTCAGATATTTATCCAAAAACAAATATGATCTATGATCTGGTCACATCGTAAGATCTGGGTGGGGGAGGGGCACCTGCATGTATCTTCTGGGAGGATGAGCAACATGCGTGCATTGCAGTCACACATAAGGCATGCCACAAATATGTAACTAAAAAACAAATCCGATCTATGAACCAACCACATCGTAAGATCTAGGTGGGGGGAGGAGCACCTGGACGTACCTTTTGGGAGGTCGAGCAGGAGGCGCGTGTCGCAACACAACGCATGCCGCAGAGGAGAAGCAACTGAAGTCACCACTATCATTCATGGCTGAACTCACCTTTGTTGTTCTCGAATGAGGCCAATGATTTACCCTCAGTGCGGAAACATGTGGGGCTGCACGCTCTCCTCCATGAAATCGTGAGGCATgacgagagggagagaaggggaaTCAGGAATTGAGTATGGGGATCAAACACTCAGCCTAGAATATATATTAGGATTTGGAGGATGTGGGCCACTTTGGGCCGTAAAGTTGGATTGAATACTGATACCCATAATTTTGacactaaaaaaaatccaaaaaagtTGGCTAAAGTCAGAAatcacacaattttttttacacaaaATATGTGCACGTGCGGTTTGTGGGAATCAAACCTATGATCACTTGCCTTGCACTATGCTACCTTATCATCTCACCTATTACTGATTGCTCAGAGCAAtagtatatttttctttttgatcatTGTTATTTGAAACTTTTATCAATTATTTGGGCACcaaaatgacttcaaataaaaatattgtcAACTATCAAGTTGTATATCTCGTTGAGAGAAACAATTTTGTacaattattttttcatctgacttcgtatgaatattttatgaatttctaaataACTCACTATGCAAACTGACATATTTTAGTAGGTTCTTGTTTGGAACCAACTTTATTAGTCCAACTATTGCAATCAATTTGTCATGGACCAACTGTAATGTATTATAATCGATTGTTATTATAAATCGATTGTAATAGACTATTATTATAGTAGATTCTTGGCTCGACGACCAATTTCAGTCAGTTTGAGCTATGGAACCAACTGAAATAGCTTTATTACAATCAGTTCCAATAATCCAATTGTAATTCACCCACTGGAAaaattatttctgtagtagtgagacaATCTGGTGGTGGGCTCTTCTCAGAATGTTCCTCAAAACAACCAAGAGAAAGTCCAACAGAAAGAGGATGCCCCCCTCAACGTCGATGATATGATTGTGGAATTCAATTACTAGAATATGTTGGGAGACCTCAATTAGTATCTAATCATCCCCTAAATGTCATTAGCCTACTATACTTGATGTTGCATATTGTATGTTATTATGTCCGATCATATACCTCAGACATGATACACAATAATATCAGCactgtatgtattctatatatgagttaaattcatattgaatttttctattttatatataGAATTTTTGTGGGAAGCAATGGATGAATGAAGAAATTTGTTTAGTGGATAGTTGTACAACTAATACAATATTATGTGAGACAACCTATTTCCATACTCTTACCGAGAAACATGAAAATGTTATTACCATCATTGGATGTGATGCATTAACTATGGGTTCAGATCGAGCCACAATTATTCTTCCTATGGGTACACACATAGTGGTTGAGGATGCACTCTTGTATCCCGATTCCATTTGTACCCTATTCAGTTATAAATATACCCACATAAATGGATTTCATGTGGAAACTCAAACTGAGAATAGTGatgaatatttatttctcatcaaATCATACAGATATTGCAAGCAAATGCTTCAGAGAATTCCTTTTTATCATCTAGATTATACTATACGTATATTAAACCCGTACCACATATTCTGTTTAAAATAATTTTCCAAAACCTTGATAAGTTCAAGACTGGGTATGATCGCCTTGGTCATCCCGGTGTAgggatgatgagaaaaattattagcaATTTTGTTGGTCGCCATATTAATGTTGCAAAATATTCAAATTATTAGATTTTGTGTGCATCGTATGTGTcatacaaaaattatttttgaggcCCTCTTAcctcaaaaatttaaaatgagCAACTCAATTTCCTGAAACACATTTAAGGAGATATATGCGGCTCTATTCAACCATTATATGGACTATTTAGGTATTTTATAATACTCATTGATGTATCCACAAGATGGTCTCATGTGTGTCTCTTATTTATAAGGAATCATGCTTTTCCtaaattaattgaataaattatcaaattatgAGCAAAATATCCTGAACACATTATCAAATAATTCCTTGGAATTTAATGATTATTGTATGACTCTAGGTATCAATCTATAGCATTCAATATCTTATGTTCATACTCAAAATGGTATAGCTGAATCTcttatcaagagaatcaaattaATTACACGACCACTCCTACATAATTGCAATTTACCGATATTTTGTTGGGGTCTTGCAGCATTACACGCCGCATATTTAATTCAGATTCGACCAATCGCGTATCATGCAACTTTATCGTTGTTGTTAGTACGTGAAAATCAACCAAGTATTTTCCATATGTGAAAATTTAGTTGTGATGTGTATGTACCTCTATCACCACCGTAGCACCACGATCACCACCATAGCGTACATCAATGAGTCCTCATAGAAAAATAGGGACCTATGTGGGGTATACTTCTTCGTCAATCATAAAATACTTTAAGCCTCTAACACGAGATCTATTCACAGCACAGTATGCTGATTGCATTTTTATGAGTATTTTTTCGGCATTAGGGGAGATATATACCACAAAGAATGTCAGAAAATAGATTAGAATGTCATACGTACTAAAGAATCTGAACAAGAAGTTCAAAGAATTATAAATTTACAACACATTGTAAATAATCTGCCAAATGAATTTAATGACCACAAGGGTGTCACTAAATCACATATTTTTGTGGTCAATGCTTCAGAAAAGACTTATAGCACAAGGGTTTACACAGAGACCAGATATCGATTACGATGAAACATACTATCCTGTTATGAGTGAAATAATGTTTCAATATTTGATTTCATTAGCAGTACAAATGAATTTATCCATAcagttgatggatgtagtgatCACATACTTATATGGGTTATTTGATTCAGATATCTATATGTAAGTCAGTGAATGGCTTAAAATTTCTATTCCTAAAGCAAATTACAACATGTattatgtaaaactacaaaAGTCACTCTATAGCTTAAAACAGTTAGGAAAAATGTAGTACAACCGACTAATTGAGTTTTTTTGCACAAAAGGGTTACTCAAATTATGATGATTTCCCATATGTATTCAtaaagaaaatcctaaatagGATTTTTCATCATCTTAGTATATGTCGATGGTCTTAATATCATCAAAAATATGCAAGATATTAAAGAAGCGAGCATCTTAAGACATAGTTTGAGATAAAATATTTGGACAGAACCAACTTTTGCTTATGTTTACAACTTGAGCAATTTCTCTTAGGAATATTGATATACCAGTATGGATATATTGAGAAATTATTGCATAAATTTAATATGGATAAATCATATCTGTAAAAAGACTCTTATGGACGTTTGATCCCGTGGTATGGATAAAGATCCATTCAAACCTAGGGATGATGATGAGATACTTGGACATAAAGTTTTGTATCTCAGTATTACAGGAACACTTATGTATTTTGcaaattacactagatctgaTATTACATTTGTAATCAATTTGCTAGTTAGACATAGTTCTGCCCCAACTAAAATACATTTGGTTGGTGCAAGGCAAATCCAGATATCTCAAAGGTATGATCTTGTTTTATTCTACTAGAAAATCAAGATATGAACATGGTTGAATATAACGATGTTGTTTATTTGTCTGGTCCTCATAATGCCAGATTATAAACTGGGTTTATCTTCCTATATGGTAGTACAAACTTCTCATGAAAGTCATCAAAGCAAACTACAGTTGCTACTTCCACcaaccattctgaaataattgttTTATACGAAGCATCACGTGAATGTGTATAGCTTCACAGAGTGATTAATCATAATCAAGGATCATACGGTATATGTTCATCAGAATCTCTTACAATTATCTAAGAAGATAATGTTatttgtattgctcaaatgcaagCATGCTATATAAAAAGCAATATCACAAAACACATTGctccaaaattattttatccccACGAATTACAAAAAAGTGGAGaaattattttttgcaaaaaaaagtcTTGTGAAAATCTAGTAAATTTATTCATGAAGTCCTGACCAACATCTATATTCTAGAAATACATTCATGGAATTGCTATGAGACGGCTTTGGGATTTGCAAAGTTTAGAGGAGTAAACTCTTTAAATTATAATCTGTTAATGATCATCATATCATAAATATTGCACtatttttctttatgagtttttcataatagtttctcatataaggtttttaataagacaatattaaaacaaaatatttatatatgccACTCCTTTTCTTCTATTGTTTTTCTCCACTTTATTtttatagagtttttttttggcATATTACAATTATATTTCTACTCATATTTCTCCAATAtgagttttagaggagttttcatTGCGCTATATATAGATAACAAAATTGAtcaatggagagttttacagTTAATTGATCAATTAGCAACTGCAATTTGCAGTTATTAATGTCTTTTGAGAATAGCAAATTCATCGTGTATATAGACATGTACAATGCAAATAATGATAACAATCGATTCACCCCAAATATCAACTGTCCAGTTACATTTCTTTAACAGACTTAAAACATGCCGTACTTGACCTTGCCTATTTGGTTGGACCGATCCATTGGTCCAAAATGCCGGCCCGTGGATAAGATGTCCTCTTCTTCCTTATTGCATtccgttttctttttttctatttctttttgaagaagCTTGTTGCCTACATTCATGCACAGTTTCACTGAAATTAAACTAGACGATTGATCGTTTTAAAATTTGTTACAAAAACAGCTAACTGATTCAATCACGTGACTTCAACAATTTCAACAATAAGGGGGAGGACTCTAATTGGACTTACCGGCTTATCGTTAAAAATTGGTGGAAAAACAACAAATTGCACCAAATCAAACTTCACTTACAATATTGTACGTATTATAGTTGTATAGTGAATACAATTATATGTTAAAAAATAGCCGCGCAATTAAGCTGGTTATTCAGCTAGTTTGAAGGATTTCGGACGCCAATTATCAGCATTAAACTGGAACCAAACGCATAATTCACATCTGTCCATACCTTCATACTCAGCAGGTCACCCAGATCAGATACTTGAGAAACGGACTTTATTTGGTCATTAGCGCTTGGCATTCCCGGGATACAACTTGATGTGCTATATGCAACACAGAttacatgcatatacataatATGCAACTCCCAGGGAAGATGGGAGGGATGATCAGGTCACCTAGAATAACAATTTACGCCGGGGATTTCTTTTAATGGGAGCAATCCCCGGATAACTAAAGACCGACAACACCCAAGTTATTTACAGGGGATGAACAACAGGCTTGAGTTTGTTGAACTGTGCTTCATACATCATCCGCATCGCTTCCACCGAAACGAGTATCATGTGTAACCCAATACAGGCTTCCGTCGGGGCCTGACACCTTATACCTGCTTTGCCAATAAAAGATTACTATTTTCCAGTGAGTTCCAGATTAAGAATAAAGCTGTAAATGAGTGGCTTTATGCGCCACtgaaaacaatatgaaaaaaaaaaatgaacagtATATGTCAAAAGTGAATAAACCAAGACAAAATGTTGTCACGATCACCTCTCCAGAATATATTTTCCTTCCTTGTACCTCTGACTCTTCTCATGTGCAGCCTCCTAGAGAAGACGCATCATCATAGAACTTAGATGCTAGGCAATACACAGGAGGAGGAGATCATAAATAATCATTACAAATCATACATATTTCCATCCAACAATGGATCCGCAGCCAACACAGAAGATGTCAGAAACAGTATGCATCCCAGTGATCATCATGCGATCGTCTTTTACTCCATTAGTCACATTGACACTGGACATAAAACATAAGTCAATTACATATATGCTGGCTGATAGAATACTGAAGAAAATAACTCATCTCCAGAAATACTGCACCTTACAATATACCAAACAGTGAAATAGATGGAGCTAATGAACTGTTTTGATATCGAATCACTACCAAATTTATTCCCATCCACGGTAAAAACACCATCAAACCGTTTAGGCCCCGTTCTGTCAAAGAACAGTTATAGTACATTTGTCTCTGCTGCACCTGAAGTTTGAACAGGTAACCTCCAGATTCTGACAAAAGTGGTATCCGCAAATGACAATCCATGGAGTGCTTTGCCTGAGCCCTGAGATTAGGTTTACCTGGTTACCTTAACTTGTCCCCTGGTTTGGAGTGGGCTTCTACGAGATACAAACTAAACTTCAGCGAAAGATAGGCAGATAGCTGGTGTGTGTGACAGAAGATCCTGATTAGCAGCTTGATAATCAAATTATAATTATCTCCAAAGGAAGCCTTTCTATTGGGCAAGAGTCCAATAATACAAGAACTTACACTCATTTCTATGTGAACATCTGCATTTCCTTTTCAAACAAAGAGCCTTAGGTATTGATACTTTGATAGTAGCATGAGAGGTAAGATACAGTTGATTCCGAGTTGATGCAGCACATAAGAGGGGTGGAAACAAAGCAATTAGGAGAAATTGTGACTTAAGTTTTGCTTACCAAAGTAGGATGAAACGTCTAGAAGGTTTTTTGACCTTTGGACAACATATTGCAATATAGTCATAATTCAATAATACCCCTCACATATAGGCTCTGTCAAGCCTGTTATGTGGACTCGAAGTGggctgcatttttttttaattgcacCTGCGAGGTCCTGAACTCATGGTGTTTGTCTATGATTCCAGAATTAAACCCATACACCAATTACTTCCCGGAAACTTATGTTGTTGAGGAAATGTGGGCAACATACTTGTACATCAGCAATATGGGCTATTGACCTATTGTTGTAagcatgcatcacatacatcaTGTATGTGTAAAAGATTGAATAAGAGACCAATTTTAGACATAGGGAACCAAACATAATCTAGGATGAACTCTTAGAATCAGATCCCGCGTCAACGACAACTAGATCACCCAAATATTTTGTCCCAGAGAAAAAGGTAGGTTTTGTGCCCAGCATATACATCACCCCTTGAAAAGgagaataataaaaaaatgagaGGGGGAAAAAGGCTTATACCTCCTTTTCAATTGGATTCTTCTCATTTCTCCCTTGGAGAAAATTAAGACTTTGTTATTTGCCTATTGCATACTATAGCATATAGTCGCATCCCTTCCAACCACCTATTGGTATTCTAGTACAGTTTAGACTTTAGGGAGTTTCCTTTTGTATTCTTCTCTATTTTCGTTTCTAGTTTTTCCGTGTTCAGTCAAATCTGCAAACCTCGAAAACCCAATGTTTCCTCTGCAAGGTTCGTCCGCCGAGGGTGAGTCAGGGCAAGTAGGATTTGAACCTACAACCAGTTAGTTACCAGCCGATCACTCTACCACTGAGCTACTGAGGAATAAGGGGAGATTCGACCTCCTAGCAGGCCTCCCAAAGGAATTGAAAGCCAGGAAAGCAACATCAAAGACTGGAGAAGTAGGCGAGTCAAGGCAAGGAATTTCAGTTGATTTACCAATTTTCCTTATCCAAAGAGTGGCTTTGTGCTCTGAGTAGCAGAGTAGGCATTATCCTTAAAAGTCAAAAACATATTCCTGATTGTCAAGTTTATCTTTTAGAAAGGAGTAGCTAAGGCTCTCGAATCCTGAAAACAACTAGACGCCGCAGCGAAATCGTATCAATCTTGCCTTACAGAACAAGGAATTAGCGCTACCACAAGTAACCACCTAGCAGATTCAAAATGACTGAATCTTCCGCCCGGAATCGATAAGAACAGTGTTGCATTTCCCCCAATTTCACACATATCCAAGCGCACGCAACCTAAGAAGCTCAGCCTAAACCGATGAACAAATTGAGGAGAAGATAAAGGACAGGAGGCCACTTACACCTTATTGAAGAGGTACGCCTTCCCGTGCTTGCTGT
The nucleotide sequence above comes from Phragmites australis chromosome 4, lpPhrAust1.1, whole genome shotgun sequence. Encoded proteins:
- the LOC133915666 gene encoding protein yippee-like, with protein sequence MGRLFLIHLDGNVYSCKHCHTHLALAADIISKAFHSKHGKAYLFNKVVNVTNGVKDDRMMITGMHTVSDIFCVGCGSIVGWKYEAAHEKSQRYKEGKYILERYKVSGPDGSLYWVTHDTRFGGSDADDV